The Anticarsia gemmatalis isolate Benzon Research Colony breed Stoneville strain chromosome 1, ilAntGemm2 primary, whole genome shotgun sequence sequence CGTTTTGACTTTTGTTGATTTGGTTGATCACTTCATCACTTTAGTAATCAaatgaacattatttttactataattaatcCTTCTGCTTATTATATAAAGCTTAATCACTTACCATTAGATATTAGGACTTGAAAAGGAATGAAAAATACCACTCGTTGACACCATATATCATGGCCAGACTTGGGAAAACTGCTCAGGAATTTATCCAGGATTCATTTTCACCCATAGTTGCAGTGTTGTGCAGTCCTAAAGTGGAAAATGTTGTGTCCAAGAATAACTTGTCTTTTACAGAATTGTTGCAACCATTCACAGCAATGGATTGGGAAggtatatttcataatatttaataattagcCATAGCCATTTCAAAAGGGGTggcattttttataaatcatcaTAAAGGCCCTTGAACAGCATATTTTAGAGAGAGTATTTTAAGGTTTCATTATAATCATTCCCTTACTAACATGTTTATCTAAGttgcataattatttattttctgctaTGATTACAACTACCATTGTTGCATTCCTTGcttttattgtacacaatgaaattaaaatgcaaGTATTAGTGAATGTTGAAATGAAGTAATCTTTAAATTGAACTAAGGCTCCCATCAGTATCTTCTTACAATAAACATGGCAGTGTTTAATGTAGAAAGATAGTTGATAATTACTGTTTAGCtaaattgtaaagttttcaTTATTCAGGCCAATTCAGAGATCCAGGAGGCAATACCTGCACTATTAAAAATTGGAAGTTAATTATAAGAGATGTAAATTGGAAGCCATTACAGCCAACTGAAGCAAGAAGACAGCTGAACAATGCTGTCTTATACAATTACCATGACAAAACTGTGGCTCTTgatataggtatgtttaatATATAGATAATCTATAGCTCTGTGTTAACGGCTTGTTGATAAAATATACAGATTGTATTTAAATTCTGTTGATTCTTGAATATTGTTATCAGTAAGAACATGATTtcttataaaagttataaatatagatattaaaaactgaaaagagagtaaaatattatagtttaccATCTTTTTTTCAGATGGAAGAACATTTGATGTTCCTCAGTCTACTCACTGGTTTGATGCTTGGAGAGAGACATACTTAGAAGTTCAGTTCCCTTCAGATCATGAGTTTACGAAACATTTTATATCCTGTATTATTGTTGGAACAACATATGATGACAATGTTATAgacagttttaataatttaaatcaacagTATGCTCAGCTACAAAATGTTACCCCACCTAAGCTACCGAAGTGGTTCAACAGTGGAGTGTTAAAGTCTTATCTTTTACTGCATGATGTATCTGCTGTTTCAAAAGAAAAGTAAGTTCATTTAAAAGATATATTggcgcctatagccagttgcgctcaccagtcggcaAACGATCTTGGGCTAAGCAACACTTGACACCATCAttccattgatgggtgaccgcatagtggtatttgaactgggcgtctccgtgcttcagagggtaTGTAAAatgtcggtctcggttgttgtctattaagtgTTAAGCCACGTCATAGGCTTTccggcggtttgaacaactttgacactaggttgaccactaaccatacaataagatAAAGACAGGTGAAGAatcacttttaatattatttatagattttaatgTCTAAATATCTTTTACAGAGCTGATGCTACATTTGAAACTCTAAAGCAAACTTTTGGTGCTGCCAATTGCTTCATGTTATCAATCAACTCTAAAAGTACTCTAGATCAGAATGTGTCTACTGATCTATGGGCACAGTTTATAAAAAGGACATCACAAACTAGtgtaagtattaatattataataatgtagtttatttatttattaaatcttaaattataaatgacttTATGGCAGAGGACACCACTCACCTATTTAGAGTAATGAGTGATAATATGATTTCAAAGTAccatattgaatattttgtctCTTTAAGTTAtgacaacatacatacataatatgactcttagataatataaaattgttagaTTAAGAGTATCATGcctaataaataatgaatagtCTGACAGTGTGACCTTAAACTTTCAGAATGAGATGTCGTCATCACTTACCAACCTACCCACAAGCCCAACTGAGCCCCAGCCAGGGTTCCCAGCAGCAACTATGAATATACCAGGTTGTGTATGGTTTTACCCTTTTGTAGTATAATTACTTCAGATGTCAGCTATATCATAGTTCAAGAGTGACTATGTAAGAGACATTAAGTTGTTGaggagtttttattttaaattgatgtttGAGTTTTGAGTTCCggatgttttaaattaaatatttgttattttattttcaacagaaGATGGCAATACAGTTATATCAGCAATAAATCCTGACAATATGCATCCATTAACAGCTCCTGAAACAGATGTGTATGACAACGCCAATAGCCTGCAGGTATTATAcacattttcaatttatttgccATTCTATAAGACACACTATCACTAGTtcatattacaatatatttcagACACACTCATTTTCCGGGAGCTCTGAAAGTGTCAATGTAGCAGGAAGAGGTCTAGAATTTTCAACTGAAGTTCATGGTACAGCTCTAAATACCAATGATATTGAGGCTATTAAGAAGTTCTTGCAAGAGTACACATCTAAGGCATTACTTCCATACATGGAGAAGCAAATCTCACAGCTGTCTGAAGTAGTAAGCATAGTTTcttgtaataaatcaataaataaaataacctgCCTATTGCCTTTCTTAAGTTACGTGTTTACTCAAAGTCTATCTTAAATACCATTATTATGAACAGGTCGCCAACAGAAAAGGCGTGAGTAGATCTTTATTATCTGCAACTAAAAGGTGGTTTGGCACCGGGAAAACGGGCAACACGACTGGGAATAGCACTGTGATGTGAgtaccataaaaaaaatacaaatatcaaaaataaccAATCAccatgattatattatattaatatggatCACTTTTATTGTCATAATGTTAACACAGAATGTAGAAATGTGTTgcaaatacaataataagaTCTCATAAATTACAATTACCCATTTCTTTCAGATATACTAGCGACTGTCCAGAATTGCAATTGCGGCGGCTGGGTGACCTCTGGTTCATGTGTAGACAGTGGCAACGCGCCTTCGATGCATACCACACAGCGAAAAGAGAATTCTATGCAGACAGTGCTTGGCTTTGTTACGCTGGTGCACTTGAAATGGCAGCGATTAGTGCCTTCATGTCAGGAGAGGCTAATCGTAAAACACATGGCTATATGGAAGAAAGCATTGTTACCTATCTCAACACTTGTAGGTTTGTAAGAATTAAGAGtatgtgttttttatattttttagtcttTACTTATATGCtgtatgagatataaataagaCCATAATTACGTGCTACAAGCACACTTACTCTTACGCAGAGATTTTTCAAGGGCTATAATTGCATTACAGGATGGTTCAATACGCCGTAAGAGCTACTCTTTTGTCGGTTCTGTGTCTCAGTGGCTCTGGTTTACACGGAGAAGCTGCAAAACAATTGATTCGGATGACGTCAGAGGATAGTGATCTTCGTAGCGCCATGCTTCTGGAGCAAGCTGCGCTATGTTTCTTATCTGGCCCAGGTGTAAAGGGAATGTGCAGAAAATATGCTTTTCATATGGTCTTAGCCGGCCACAGGTTCTCCAAGGCCGGACAAAAAAAACATGCTTACAGATGTTATAAACAAGCGTATCAAGTGAGTTACTAGTTAACCGTTTAAAGCTCCGTTCGTATCTACAGACACCTAACCACGTAGACAATAACGCCATTACTTACTTTTTTCTATGGTCAGATGGTCGGTATCAAAATTAATATGAGGATTCTAATCGAAAGTCGCATCTCGGTTTTATCACGTCTGCATCTAATATCTGTTTCAACACATACACACAACACATACAACACACGCGTATAAACGTCCCGGATAAAGTATAAAGGAACACTTTTGGTAGATACGAACGATTCGAGCGATCATTTAACGATGCGCTCCGCATAGAGCGAGACAGACTGACAGAGACGATCGCGTGCGCAGGTGTACGAGCGCAGCGGCTGGCGGCTGGCGACGGACCACGTGCAGTTCGCGCTGGGGCGGCTGGCGGGCGCGCTGCGCCAGGGCCGCGCCGCGCTGCGCTGGCTGGGCGCGCCGCTGGCGCCGCGCGGCCCGCAGCCGCCGCAGCAGCAGGACGCCTTCCTGCGGGAGTACATGCTGCAGCACCAGGTACCCGGCGCCGACCTCCCCGCCGTCGATTCGTTTTTAGTTCGCGATCTTTTAACGTGATTTCGTGCTTGCgctttttaaataactttcttAATTCTACAGCAATGGATAGACAGCTCGGAAGAGCCTAAGGATCGCCTGGAGGAGTTGCCGTTGCCGCTGGTGGTGGCGCGCGAGACGAGCGTGCTGTGCGTGGGGCCGGCGCCGCTGGCGTCCccgcggcgccgcgccgccacGTCGCTGAGCCTGGGCGCGGCCGCCGAGCGCGCCGACGACCACACCTGGCGCACGCTCGAGGAGATGCTGCTGCAGGTGGCGCACGGCGCCGTGCCCATGATATTCAAGCCGACCATAGATCTCTACACCGACACTGCGGACTGCGAACCCCTCGTACCCCAAGGCGGTATGTCACTACTCCCGTATTGCGACAGAGGAGACTGCTTCTGTCGATTTCGTTTCACGCTACTTTCGCTTGAACCGACCGTGAAGAGCtacttttattatacttatgACATTGTTATCTATCATTCCCTCTTATTTCAGAGCCGATACAGATATCGGTAACGTTATGGAATCCCTTGAAGATTTCGTTAATATTAAAAGATGTGGAGCTGCTGTGGCGTTTCGTTGTCGAGGCGGACGAGAGTGGAGCCGGCGAGACCGTGCTTAGCAACGAGCAGGCGGTGTCCGCCGGACAAGTTCTAGagagtaatattatattcagtCAAAAAATCAAATCTGTCCTCCTAGAAGGTGACTGCAAAAAGGTTTTGATTTTCACTTTAACGCCTTTACAAGTTGGACGTCTACAAATTCACGGATTGGCTTACAAGTAAGTTTAACAGTCATATACCTCATTAGTTAATTCATTCAGTTTAAAAAGTGCGTTTTTagtgaaagattttattattccaGGTTGATTAATGCGGGTGAAAGTGGTAATGAAAATGGAAACAGTGTGATGATATCAGGTAAAGTAAATCTCGGCTCTAGCGAGAAAGGCTGCGATAAACGATTACAAATTACCGTGATACCAGAAGCGCCTTGCTTGCAGGTgagtaatattttcaaattaatgttatttccAAGTTCTCTGTCGAGTAAAATGATTTTCCTGTATTAAAGTACAAAAACGAATCCAAAAATttcataatagtaataatataatagcaatataaagAATTGACCGTTTACAGGAATGGaaagttgtttgttttatgcACGCGTGTGTCTGTACGTTTTTACCAAACGTTCTGTATCTGCATTTTAGATGACGTTTTCTGAGACGAGTCCCGACGTCATAAGCGGAGAAATGAGAACTATAGACGTCGAATTTACTAACGTCGGGCCCGTCGACATGACGAACCTCTACATAGCCGCGTCTCACCCGGACTGCGTCCATCTAGTGACCTCCGAAGACGACGACGAGTTTAAACATCTATACGAAGTCAAGTTTCGAGAACCTCCCGCGTATTCGGGTACGTAAAGATAAAAGTTTCATCGAACTAGTTATCATCGGCCCTATCAGGAGTCTCTCTCTCTATCCGACGTATTTCCATTCCCGCATAACTCGAACGAGCTACGGTGTCCGGGCGTTGTAGATCGCGATGCTGTCTCCCTTCGTCTAGAGAGTGTGAGTTCGAGCCTGACGTGTCGTGTGTGCAGACgagcgcgcggcgcgggcggcgggctggcgcgcggcggcggcgcgccaCGTgctggcggcgggcgcgggcgggggtgcgggcgcgggcggcgtgcTGGCGCGCGGCGCGTCGCTGCGGCGCTCGCTGCTGCTGCGGCCGCGGGCCGGCGCCTCGCGCCTGCTGCTGCTGGCGCACTACTCCACGGGGCTGCGCGCGCGACCCTACCGCTTGTTGCGACACGTGTTCCGCTTCCGCGTCACCGTGAGTACTGCCcgactattttttttctttcactcCGATTTACGCGTCGACGAGTAAAGTAGGTTGTGAGTTAACTTGCCGGGTCTTACGAGTCGAGTGTGATGAGTCGTTCGCATAGCCGGCGGCGAGTCGCTTCCTTCCCGCTCGTCGATCGATCGATGTGATAACTGGCATCACCGCTGGCACCTTAGCTTATGAATGTGTAAATCGACCGTTACGATTTCGATATTGATAAAATTCGCGGCGCCTATTCAATTCACGATAATGTTTCAGGAGGCGGTCGAACTCGCGGTGACCCCGCGACGAAGTCTCGGTCGCGTCGAGGATAACGCCGTGGAGAGCATGAACTTGGCCGTCGAGGTTAAAAATATCTTCGGTGAGAGGAGCGAGGACCTCACCGCGGAGGTGCTAGAGGCGTCCCTGCTGAGTCGCCAGTGGAGCTTGGTAGGGCTCGTGGCGGCGCGGGGGGCGGCCGACCCGCTCTCGTCCCGTGAAAAACTTCACTTTGTGCTTAAAGCGCGACGAATACTTTCACCGCTGCCCGAAGGAAAAGTTGAATATTCTCATGTCAAAATAGCTGAAGGGCATCCGGATTCAATGGCCGATGTAAATGTGCCACCGTATTCTAAGTTTGTGATGGACAACAGACCGTCCTTTATTGAATCCGATGCGACTGCGTCGCAAAATTCTAATAAGAGAACGGGATTGATACAGTCCATGTTTGTTCTTCGATGGAAAGTACACGAAAAAAGTACAGGAAAATCTGCGATCGGTCAACACTGCTTATGGTTAGATTGTTTCACAAAAGCAATCTCCCGTGAAAGGGAAGTAACGCCTGGAGACGTATCTCCTCTACAACTAGACGAATATGAAAACAAGGTAGATTTACGCGAAACCACTACCAGAACTAAAAAGGACAATGTTGTGATATTCAGACTAGAACATTCCAATCAcatcaaacataattttaaacaaatgaaACTATGCTTAGTACCGATAACattaaacattgttaattgcTATGGAGTCCCTGTgaaagtttttattgatatgtcaaaacaaaaaaataggtGAGTAGTAACTACTGTCATCTATCTATACCAGTATcttacctatattatattattctaaattcgttgtctttttatattttagagaGTTGTCTGGAGAATTGGGCTGGGCCGGTGCTCTCAGCTATGGTTCCGACGTAGAAGCCAAAGAATTAGGCGTTAGCGTCAACCTGGACAAGTTTGAGTCTAAGCGCGTGCAGGTGCGCGGCGTGTGTGCTGCACCCGGAACATACATTGTTGGCTCCGCTTTCAATGTCTCCACTACCGGGGAAGACGTCAATCTTAATGTTTCTAATATTTCCAACAACACCTCTTTATTGATCGTTCAGCAAGCTGCATAGTGTTATATTCAAGAAATCTTAATAGATCGGTGCTACTTGCCAGTACTTGCTAATGTTTTTCCATACACAATCGACATTGAGCGCATGAACGAATTTGTCGATATTGTTACTGCAAAGTAGTGTAAAACGAAGTGCGGTATATCTTATGAGAGTCTACTCGTGAAACTCGCCATCTAGGCTTGTCGGCAGCTCTTTATACCAGGGCTGTGTCAGTGTGTTGGTGAGTTTCGTGTGTAAACTCCACTAGATGCACCGGTAAGTTCTTACCAACTCTTGTTGGGAAAGGTCCATAAAGTTCTTGATTCTCTTTTCAAACATTTACCATCGTAGATTCGGtaaatgttgaaaaataataaggtaTTCGATATAATTGACTGCTACATTAGGATTTGCCGCACCTCGGCCTTTGACAGCAAGTTTCCCTGATTATTAAACGTTTTCTAAAGTTTAAGTACCCATAACGATACTTACAAACAAATTGGCATTTATTCTCCTAGTAAAAGCAATAATTAGCGCTAGAAAAACAAGCCAGTTGAATAAACTAGCTGTTTTACTTCAATTATACTAATGTAGAGGAATCCTGTGACCATTAGGCCAGTGAtgggttaatattattattataggtgccgccaaacaacttaaacaatttcgctacattaTAATAAACGAATTTGAGGTTCGCTTTTAGTAGAACAGACAACAGAGTCTCTTACACACAAACTGAACGTAGACGCACTATATTCAATATTCTTTCTTAAACATCTACTTGTTATTTGGCGACACCCATACCTAAGTGCTTGTTGAAATTGCTTGTTAAAATTTAGTTACTAggtttttataagtattacttatgttactatattattatggctGGATTAAACACCACTTATTGTGTATATATgtgtttaagtttaaaatgttattacttcataaatgcactaaaaatataataaagaaaataaattaaaaaaatatcttgtattCTACTTTATCAACACGTTACAATTCGAATTTTCCTATGACGTAGATATCTCTCAatgtaatacatatttgaaattgaCTATTTTATGAGCAACAAATTCCAATAACTTCACATTTTATAGTTATGCACACGCACAGTAGTTATACTGTAAGTTTCATACTCCTTTGAAACTATGTCTGTcttttattcgttttataaaacttgtgttattgttttaatttacggTAAGTAAGAAACCTTAAGCAATttacttacaaattaattacagtATCCCTTATCATGGacatataaattcaattttgcTTGTTCGTATTCAATGTTACAAGTCATACCTAAAAGAACAAGCAAACCCTTTCATTTAAGTTTTATTGCTTGTAAAGGTCATAAATGTATAAAGCAACATTTATGTCTAAACATCGATACAAATATCGTTTTCCCGCTATGCAGGCATGTCGTCATACCTACACGTACTTAAAAACACATACTTAGATAGGTACATTATATCATGCCGGTTGTACCCTAATGTGAAGACATACGCGTATGATAAGTACGCTCACGTTTCGCCACTtacaataggtacctacctatgtcCTAGTCACGGGACTAGGACATAGGTAGGCTAATACCCTAATAGGGAGCGGGCGGGCCATCTTATTGCCATATTACTTATATCGGGCAAATAACCGGAGtctggactactattgagaaactCAATAAGtatcttaaattaaaaaataaggatAGCACTATGGCAAACCAaaaatcaaacccgagacctgtAATCAAGCCACACTATCGCCCCTACCACGGAGGCagcttacttaaataaatattactgcaAAAGCCTGATCCGTAGCTTCCATTAATCGAAACCTCCCATAGTAGGTACCCCTAGGCGTACCTAAGTTGCCTTTAGGTCTTCTCCGTAAGCCGGTACAAGGTTGACCTCCTGCGACGCTGTCATTCTAGGTGTCTCGCGCTAGGTCTTAATCTCCATTTCAAATAGCGGGTCTAATGTTATTGACAAAATCACCCATATTTTCAAACATTGTATTAATAGTTACCTACTCAAATTAGTTAGGTACTTACCTATCTTGTTAAAATAAGAAAAGCATTACGAACGGCTAGGGCTATCTGCTTTTCACTCGGATCATAGGTTGAATGTTTGAAATACTTTAATGAATCAACCACAATTACCTAGTAATTTGAATATATACCTATAGTTGAACGcctattagtaaaataaacaaatatcattggacaactctcGCACAGTGATTTGTTttcaaactaagtagagcttgatGTAAAGTAACTCTGCTTAATTTAGCCAAATAACTgttaaacatacttttaaatacattaagaaCCAGGCTCAGAAAGAACAgctactcgtgctcatcacacaaatatttgttccggggGGTTCGAACCTgctacacgcggcgctacggttattgcggcgaggtgaccgcgtTCACCAGTGCCGAACATGCAGGTAGTTAGACAATCAAAGAACTAGTTTTTAGCTTTTCTTTCGGTTATAATAATCATAGTTTAATCAATATGAATCCGAATTTAACCACAaagtatttaagaaaattataataaaatagaggAGTACCTACAGATGATACGTTAATATCATCTGAAGGTACTCTTCTATTTTATTAGGTAACCACTCTTCTCTTCAatcttttttttagtttatatttgaCCGCTCACACAACCCACGAGCATACAAAATTTTCACTCTATTTTGTGCTTAGAATTGTTTcgattttaatattcaaaagttAAGAGAGTGAAATAGATATATATGGTAATGCATTAATGCAATAATGtgcaataatttaattatagtacctacctaagtgGGTACTCTTTTAGTGTTATAAGGTGGCAACTGGAAAATTACGTAAACTTTAGTCACTTCCGGAATGCTATACTAAACTTAGCCTTCACGGGCTAAGGGATTGATCGGATTTTCTTTGTGGTATCAATATCTTTGACACGTTATATTTGTTATAAGGGTACATATTAGCGTAATCAATCCAAAACTATGTTTTTGCTTGTGGAGAACTTGAGTTTTTGTGTTagcataaattaattaattgcataTGGTAACATTTAGGTActcatttacatttttgtacaattttcaTGTTCTACCATTATGTTTAGTACCTAGGTATAATAACCGCGAAAGAAACGTATTGGCTGTagttacgaaaatatttaaaagaaagaatCTATTTGATATCCTGACttatattgtaatttgaaacagtgtgtaaatttatttcaattgtatAGTTTAGGATTTTATTTATGGGCATTTTATTAAAAGCGACAATAAATGTCTACCCATCCAAGCAATAGTAAAGCATTTATACggttttaaagcttttttgaactataatgttataaaagcaATATCAGTTGATtgacataactttaaaatataaacaaaaagttaGACAATACTTGAATACATTGTAAGACAGTTTTACACCTATTGGAAATTTGTTTAGTTGAAACCCACGCAGACAAAATACACCATACAATAGATTTAATCATTTCTACTTATAAACGCCTCACCCTTTTCTATATCGAATTCAAATTGATTATTAATAATCTGCATAGTTGAATCTGGTTGCATCTACGTCAATCCCTATTTCTGAGCAAATAGTTCTTTGAAACATTGCCTTTTGAGCTATCAATATAACGTATATGGCAGCACTGGTAAAAATAATGATGCTGGTAGTATTGAAGGTAGTAATTTAGTAAAGTAGTGGATAGGTGGGCGTCCATCTTGAAATTTTACTGGGTTTGAGCCGGTTTAGTTCtaataaaagtgtattttgtAGCTCGGAGTTCATATTAATCGTTAGTTTTCAAGAAGTTTTATGTATGCTGAaactatttattgattaaaataggATTAACTACAGTTATGTTTTAGGTATGAACCTCTGCTAAAACATTTAATCGTTTGACGAGTAATGGCGTGCGTTTTTCTCTCGGAAGacactttcatattttatttcatgtcgTCAGATCCTATGAATAGTAACACCTAACGCATGTGATCTAGGATGGTGAAGATGTCTTCGTTATTATAAACTATCCATTTGTAATTATGTTAGTTCGACAGTGATCCTAGCTGGATGTCGTTTTTAGGTTATACTTCACAATACTCTAATTGAATAGTGACTTGTAATCATAACCGCCTATGATTCGATTCGTCTGGTCGAATCACAATGCTGGAACACATTGCAATTATTTAGTGAAGTTTAAACACATCCATACAAGAAAG is a genomic window containing:
- the l(3)76BDm gene encoding trafficking protein particle complex subunit 8 homolog l(3)76BDm; its protein translation is MARLGKTAQEFIQDSFSPIVAVLCSPKVENVVSKNNLSFTELLQPFTAMDWEGQFRDPGGNTCTIKNWKLIIRDVNWKPLQPTEARRQLNNAVLYNYHDKTVALDIDGRTFDVPQSTHWFDAWRETYLEVQFPSDHEFTKHFISCIIVGTTYDDNVIDSFNNLNQQYAQLQNVTPPKLPKWFNSGVLKSYLLLHDVSAVSKEKADATFETLKQTFGAANCFMLSINSKSTLDQNVSTDLWAQFIKRTSQTSNEMSSSLTNLPTSPTEPQPGFPAATMNIPEDGNTVISAINPDNMHPLTAPETDVYDNANSLQTHSFSGSSESVNVAGRGLEFSTEVHGTALNTNDIEAIKKFLQEYTSKALLPYMEKQISQLSEVVANRKGVSRSLLSATKRWFGTGKTGNTTGNSTVIYTSDCPELQLRRLGDLWFMCRQWQRAFDAYHTAKREFYADSAWLCYAGALEMAAISAFMSGEANRKTHGYMEESIVTYLNTCRMVQYAVRATLLSVLCLSGSGLHGEAAKQLIRMTSEDSDLRSAMLLEQAALCFLSGPGVKGMCRKYAFHMVLAGHRFSKAGQKKHAYRCYKQAYQVYERSGWRLATDHVQFALGRLAGALRQGRAALRWLGAPLAPRGPQPPQQQDAFLREYMLQHQQWIDSSEEPKDRLEELPLPLVVARETSVLCVGPAPLASPRRRAATSLSLGAAAERADDHTWRTLEEMLLQVAHGAVPMIFKPTIDLYTDTADCEPLVPQGEPIQISVTLWNPLKISLILKDVELLWRFVVEADESGAGETVLSNEQAVSAGQVLESNIIFSQKIKSVLLEGDCKKVLIFTLTPLQVGRLQIHGLAYKLINAGESGNENGNSVMISGKVNLGSSEKGCDKRLQITVIPEAPCLQMTFSETSPDVISGEMRTIDVEFTNVGPVDMTNLYIAASHPDCVHLVTSEDDDEFKHLYEVKFREPPAYSDERAARAAGWRAAAARHVLAAGAGGGAGAGGVLARGASLRRSLLLRPRAGASRLLLLAHYSTGLRARPYRLLRHVFRFRVTEAVELAVTPRRSLGRVEDNAVESMNLAVEVKNIFGERSEDLTAEVLEASLLSRQWSLVGLVAARGAADPLSSREKLHFVLKARRILSPLPEGKVEYSHVKIAEGHPDSMADVNVPPYSKFVMDNRPSFIESDATASQNSNKRTGLIQSMFVLRWKVHEKSTGKSAIGQHCLWLDCFTKAISREREVTPGDVSPLQLDEYENKVDLRETTTRTKKDNVVIFRLEHSNHIKHNFKQMKLCLVPITLNIVNCYGVPVKVFIDMSKQKNRELSGELGWAGALSYGSDVEAKELGVSVNLDKFESKRVQVRGVCAAPGTYIVGSAFNVSTTGEDVNLNVSNISNNTSLLIVQQAA